A single region of the Pontibacter kalidii genome encodes:
- a CDS encoding glycosyltransferase produces MSTGISLIVCTYNGAARLPDTIRHIAVQQVRPEVLWEVLVVDNASSDRSAATAAAAWRQFRCPAPFRVLYQPRKGLAYARELALQEAAYDFVLFCDDDNWLSPGYVNLAYDLMKENPTAGVLGGYGELVFEKDPPAWMRNLTALASGPQAAASGKATYNAVYGAGCVIRKSVFRKLAAAGFKPLLSDRKGKQLSAGGDYELCYAIALAGYDIWYDERLRFKHFIPQHRISSDYYRQLLKEGAESLAVLIPYRLRVNQNCKGMVYFNINLLKVFVFYFRRLLWVLLGKVVSRSRNKGTVHQRLMLLSLFYKLYALRNYTSMKHNFKKVLELEKRLYQFRS; encoded by the coding sequence ATGAGTACAGGCATAAGCCTTATTGTTTGCACCTATAATGGGGCTGCGCGCCTACCGGATACTATCCGGCACATCGCCGTGCAGCAGGTGCGCCCGGAAGTTCTCTGGGAGGTTCTGGTGGTGGATAATGCCTCCTCGGACCGGTCTGCCGCGACCGCAGCCGCCGCTTGGCGTCAATTCCGTTGCCCTGCCCCGTTCAGGGTCTTATACCAACCCCGGAAAGGCCTTGCGTATGCCCGGGAACTTGCCCTACAGGAAGCGGCGTATGACTTCGTGTTATTCTGCGATGATGACAATTGGCTATCGCCCGGCTACGTTAACCTTGCCTATGACCTTATGAAGGAAAATCCTACGGCAGGTGTGTTAGGGGGGTACGGCGAGCTGGTGTTTGAAAAGGACCCGCCTGCCTGGATGCGCAACCTTACCGCGTTGGCCAGCGGCCCGCAAGCCGCAGCCTCTGGTAAAGCAACCTATAACGCGGTGTACGGTGCTGGTTGTGTCATCCGCAAATCAGTCTTTCGAAAATTAGCAGCGGCTGGGTTCAAGCCCCTCTTGTCCGATAGGAAAGGCAAACAGTTAAGCGCGGGAGGGGACTACGAACTATGTTATGCCATTGCCTTGGCAGGTTATGACATTTGGTATGACGAAAGGCTCAGGTTTAAGCATTTCATCCCTCAGCATCGCATTTCATCGGACTATTACAGGCAGCTTCTAAAGGAGGGGGCCGAGAGCCTCGCCGTACTCATTCCCTACCGGCTTAGGGTTAATCAGAATTGCAAGGGGATGGTGTACTTTAACATAAACCTCCTCAAGGTCTTCGTCTTTTACTTTAGAAGACTTTTATGGGTGTTGCTTGGGAAGGTAGTTTCAAGGAGCCGAAATAAGGGAACTGTGCATCAAAGGCTTATGCTCTTATCACTCTTTTATAAATTATACGCCCTGAGGAATTATACTTCTATGAAACATAATTTCAAGAAAGTATTGGAGCTTGAAAAAAGGCTATATCAATTTAGATCCTGA